The Mycoplasmopsis columbinasalis genomic interval AAAAACAATAATCACAATCTCTTCATTAAATGGAGAGGTTTTTTTATAAATTAAATAAAAAAACTAGAACATGAAGATCTAGTTAGAAATGTTTTATTGAAATTTATTTTCTTATAGGGCAAACTATTTGCTTGCAATTTTCGTTTGACTTTGACAAAAGCAATATTTTTGAGGCACTTTGATCTAATAGAATAATTACATCATTATCAAAAACAGAAAGAGCATCTTTTAAATAGTTGTAATTTATATCAAAAATTAATGTTTTAGGTCCTTCGAAATATACTTGGTTAGTTCTAACAACAGATGTTCCTATTTCTGAGTTTTGCATTGATACAGTTAAACTTGATTTATCAAAACTTAATTCAAGAGCGCTCGTTGAATAAGAACTAAATACATACGCTCTGTTTAACATATCCATTAATATTTGTTTATTAATAATAATTTTGTATTTGATTTCATCAGTTGTAAAAAGGTAATCTAAATTTGGATAAGTTACATCACTTTTTCTTACAGTTATAACAGTGTTTTTATATTCCACACCAAATTTAATATTATTAAAAAATATTTTCATTTTTTTGTTTGCATCTTGCGGAATCAAATCTTTTACAAGGTCAGCGTTTATTGAAATATCAATTTCGTCGTTTGTTATTTCTTCGCCCGCAGTTACTAAATATTTTGCGAGACGATATCTATCAGTTGCAACTAAATTAATTGTATTTTTAAAAAATTTTAAATTTATACATTTAAAAATATTATCGTTGTTGTTTGTTGCGGCAAATCTAACAGATTGAATGGCTTTTTTGAATTCATCGCGGTCAATTTCAATTTCAACCGTTTTAACAACATTTTCTATTTGATTAAAAATTTTTTGATCGTTTTTTGTAATTGTGTAACGGCTTTCCGGCGAAATTACTTCAATTATTCCGTTTTCGTCGTTTATTTCAATTGTTCCTGTTGTTTTTTTAACAACATTTTTAAAAATTGCCGCAGTGATTAGAAATTCACCTTGTTCTGAAACAAAAACATTGGTGTTGTCGACTTCAATTTTTTTGACGATAGAAAAATACTCGTTGTATGCCTGTAATTCAATTTCATTTTGTTTCACTTTGAACAAAATTGATCTTAGCGCGTAGTTTTCACTAACCGAATTTGTGTATTTTGAAACGGTTTCTGTACTTTCTTCCAAAATTTTTTTGTTGATAGTAAATTTCATCTCTCTCCCTTTTGAATTGTTTCTTTTTCTTTTGATTGTCAAAAGAAGATGTTTTTATAAATATAAAATGTCAAATTGTTAAAAACCAATAACTTTTGTTAAAAAACTCGTAAATATTTGACAAAAGTGTTTGTTAATTAAGAGTTTTTTAACAATTGTTCGTTTATAGTGTTAATTACCTCTTGGAACAAACTTTGTTCACTTTCGATATCTTTTTCCATTTTTTCTATCACATATATAACAGATGAATGGTTCTTATTGAAAATAGTTCCAATTTTTTGCAAAGGCACATCTAATTCTTTTCTTATCATATACATTGCAACATGTCTTGCATTATTTATGTCTTTTCTTCTTTTTCTACCTAAAACATCCTTCTTTTGAACTTTATAGTATTGACAAGCGTTGAGGATAATGTTTTCAGGTGTGTAATTTTCAATTTTTCTCTTCTCTAGTTCTGAATAAACTTCTTTTATATCGTCTTTTGAGATGGTTGTTTCTGGCTCTCTGTAAAACAAATTGTTTCTTTGTAAGAGTTTAAAATTCGCATTGTCAATTGCTCCTATCAAACTTCTTATGCTATCAGATTGGTGCGCAACAACATAATCAATTGCATCTTGTTCTCAAAGTGATTTATCAAGATTTTTTTGTTCAATAATAAAATAAATCAATTTTTCGATATCTTTTTTTGTTGGTTTATCCAATTCAATTTCAATTGCAAGTCGTAATCGAGAAAACAAATTGTCGGCAAAAACATTTTTAAACAAAGCAATGTTTCTATCAGTTGCGAACATAGTGTGTTTTTTTAAATTGATACGAGCATCAAATACATCAAACAAAAAATCAATTGTTGCTCTTTTGTTTCCATCGCTAAAAACTTGAAAATCATCAAAGATCAACAAATCAACAGAAATTAGTTTTTCACGAATCTTTTTTAATTTTGTCTGATTGTTGGTTTGCAAAAGCAATTGAATTTCAGTTGAAAAGTATTTAGGGGTAAAAAGAGAAACAGATTTTTCATTTTCAAGCATTTCGTTAGCTAATGCGTATAAAAAGTGTGTTTTACCAAAGCCCGGTTTACCAAAAATAACAACCACTGGATAAGTTTTATCACCTTCGATAATAAGGTTCTTCACGCTCATTAAATTTTGATTAAAACTACAAAACAAGTAATTTTGAAAAGTATATTGATCTTGATGTTTAAATTCAATAATTATTTCATCTTGATAACTTTCATTTTCTTGGTGGTTTAAGTTATCTCGAAATTTTTGTTCGTTAGTTTTTTTTATCGATTCTTCCAGAAAAGAAGGGTTTGTTGACGTTTTGATTCTCCAGTCAAATCAGAAGCTGTTGGTTCGTAAATCTCTTTATCTATAGGTAGTTTAACTTGTGCAGTTACAACACTTTCTTTGTTATTTTTTTCGCATTTATAAACAATTGTATTTACGTTAGAGTCTAAAATTTTGTTCAAAACACGAATAATTAGCGATTTTTTCTTTTTTAGCCAGCTTTCGGCTATTTCTTTTTCTAATTTTGTCAGAAAGGTAACTACACCATCTTTGAATTTAAGGATGATCATTTTGCTGTAAAAATTTTTGTTAGCAAGAGTATCATCATTTTTTTTCATCTCGTTTTTGAACATTTCATTGACAGAAGCAAAAATTTCAAAATTAAATGTGTCAAAGTTATTGTTGTTCATATATAAAATAATATTTTATTTTTAGTTTCTAAGAAACCAAAAGTTACCCAAAAACACAGGGTAAAGAGGGGTTGAAATCAAAAAAATAATGAATAAAAATATCTTTATAATTTTGTTATGACAGAACAAGAGTTAAAAGTGACAGGAAGATTCACAAAAATTTTTAAAGGCGGTCCTGATTTTAATTGGGCGTACACGCTTGCATTGTTTTCAACAAAAAAACAAACTTATTTGGTTTATATGAATAAAGAAGTTTTTGAAATCGGAAACTATTATGACCTTGTGTTACGCAAAAATGAAAATTATGACTCATACGTTCTTGTTCAAATTTCGCAACCACAACTTACAACCGAAATGATTAATGAACTCGTAATCGAAAAAGTTCAAGGTTTTACTAAAAAGTCGCTTGAAAAAATTATTGAAAAATATGGTGAAGAATGATACAAAGTGGCTGAGAAACACAATTATTTTGAAAAAGATTTAGTGATAAAAACTCCAAGCAGAAAGAAAAGTCTCAAAGAATTTTTATCAACTTTCGAAAATGAAACCTATAAATTTTTTCTCAGACAGCATTTGATAATTTATTACGAAAATTTAAAAGAATTCTTTAAAAAAAGCGATTTTTTATTAGAGTTGACTCAATTAAACGTTTATAAATTTTATTTTGAATTAGGTTGGCATTTTTATGATGTACACCGTTTTGCCTTAGCTTTATACAAGCCTGACGAAAATATAATTCAACGAACTTGAATGACAAAAAGTTTGATTCTAAAATATTTTGAAGAACAATACACATCAAACAGTACATTTTTTAAATATGAACCATATAAGATTTTTCAAAAAATTAAAAGAGAATGGCCAGGCGCTAGAGTTGAATATGTGACCGATATTTTAGATGTGATGTTAGAAACAAAGGAATTAATTTATTTTGATGCTTTAGATAGAATATGCACAGCAGAAATGTATAAAAAAA includes:
- a CDS encoding helix-turn-helix domain-containing protein, which gives rise to MRTNSFWFDWRIKTSTNPSFLEESIKKTNEQKFRDNLNHQENESYQDEIIIEFKHQDQYTFQNYLFCSFNQNLMSVKNLIIEGDKTYPVVVIFGKPGFGKTHFLYALANEMLENEKSVSLFTPKYFSTEIQLLLQTNNQTKLKKIREKLISVDLLIFDDFQVFSDGNKRATIDFLFDVFDARINLKKHTMFATDRNIALFKNVFADNLFSRLRLAIEIELDKPTKKDIEKLIYFIIEQKNLDKSLWEQDAIDYVVAHQSDSIRSLIGAIDNANFKLLQRNNLFYREPETTISKDDIKEVYSELEKRKIENYTPENIILNACQYYKVQKKDVLGRKRRKDINNARHVAMYMIRKELDVPLQKIGTIFNKNHSSVIYVIEKMEKDIESEQSLFQEVINTINEQLLKNS
- a CDS encoding DNA polymerase III subunit beta: MKFTINKKILEESTETVSKYTNSVSENYALRSILFKVKQNEIELQAYNEYFSIVKKIEVDNTNVFVSEQGEFLITAAIFKNVVKKTTGTIEINDENGIIEVISPESRYTITKNDQKIFNQIENVVKTVEIEIDRDEFKKAIQSVRFAATNNNDNIFKCINLKFFKNTINLVATDRYRLAKYLVTAGEEITNDEIDISINADLVKDLIPQDANKKMKIFFNNIKFGVEYKNTVITVRKSDVTYPNLDYLFTTDEIKYKIIINKQILMDMLNRAYVFSSYSTSALELSFDKSSLTVSMQNSEIGTSVVRTNQVYFEGPKTLIFDINYNYLKDALSVFDNDVIILLDQSASKILLLSKSNENCKQIVCPIRK